Proteins from a genomic interval of Oceanispirochaeta crateris:
- a CDS encoding glutamate synthase subunit beta has protein sequence MGKVLGFIEHDRTDFNYRPVEERLKDYKEVMIPTPVESLSDQGARCMDCGTPFCHNIGCPVINLIPEWNDAVYRGQWKEAFERLEITNNFPEVTGRVCPAPCETACTLSINDAPVTIKQMELGIIEKAFSAGWVIPRPPKVETGKSIAVVGSGPSGLAASQQLRRMGHQVTLFEKNEKIGGLLRYGIPDFKLDKGVLDRRIEQMTAEGVNFETGVAIGEDLSIRYLQNKFDAVLITMGAGAPRNLPVPGRELKGVHFAMEYLGQSNKNVSGEFYDEDVINAKGKTVLVIGGGDTGSDCVGTANRQGAKKVYQFEIMPKPLEWNKAHNPNWPDWPSILRTSSSHKEGCERDWNITTIKFEGKNGSVNKGSFARVEWKSDPAGGRPQMVPVEGSEFDLKIDLVFLAMGFVHVEHNRIITDLNLELDGRGNIKTDGKYGTSIDGVFASGDAETGASLVVRAIAHGRKAAEAVDEYLK, from the coding sequence ATGGGTAAGGTTCTTGGATTTATAGAGCACGACAGAACGGATTTTAACTACCGTCCTGTGGAAGAACGATTAAAAGACTATAAGGAAGTGATGATTCCCACACCCGTGGAAAGCCTGAGTGATCAGGGTGCCCGCTGCATGGATTGTGGAACTCCCTTCTGCCATAATATTGGATGCCCTGTGATCAACCTCATTCCCGAATGGAATGACGCCGTTTACAGAGGGCAGTGGAAAGAGGCTTTTGAACGCCTTGAAATCACTAATAATTTTCCTGAAGTCACGGGCCGTGTATGCCCCGCACCATGTGAAACAGCCTGTACGCTGAGCATTAATGATGCGCCTGTGACCATCAAACAGATGGAACTGGGAATCATCGAGAAGGCCTTTTCTGCAGGATGGGTCATCCCCCGACCTCCCAAGGTCGAAACAGGAAAGAGCATTGCAGTTGTCGGAAGCGGTCCTTCGGGCTTAGCAGCCAGTCAGCAGTTGCGGCGCATGGGACACCAGGTCACACTCTTTGAAAAGAATGAAAAAATCGGTGGCCTTCTCCGCTATGGTATTCCCGATTTTAAGCTGGATAAGGGTGTTCTGGACCGGAGAATTGAACAGATGACGGCGGAAGGAGTCAATTTTGAAACAGGGGTGGCCATTGGAGAAGATCTTTCCATCCGCTATCTTCAGAATAAATTTGATGCTGTTCTGATCACCATGGGAGCTGGAGCTCCGCGAAATCTGCCCGTACCAGGACGAGAGCTGAAGGGTGTGCATTTTGCCATGGAATACCTTGGGCAGTCCAATAAGAATGTCTCTGGTGAATTTTATGATGAAGATGTTATCAATGCTAAAGGAAAAACAGTCCTTGTCATTGGTGGTGGGGATACAGGATCCGACTGTGTTGGAACGGCGAACAGGCAGGGAGCAAAAAAAGTCTATCAGTTTGAGATTATGCCCAAGCCTCTGGAATGGAATAAAGCCCATAACCCAAATTGGCCGGATTGGCCTTCCATATTAAGAACATCCTCTTCCCATAAGGAGGGGTGTGAAAGAGACTGGAATATTACAACCATAAAATTTGAGGGAAAGAACGGTTCTGTCAACAAAGGGAGTTTTGCCCGTGTTGAATGGAAATCTGATCCAGCTGGTGGACGTCCTCAGATGGTTCCGGTTGAGGGCAGTGAATTTGATCTTAAGATTGACCTCGTTTTTCTTGCTATGGGTTTTGTTCATGTGGAACATAACAGGATCATAACAGATTTAAATCTGGAATTAGATGGTCGAGGAAATATCAAAACAGATGGGAAATATGGCACATCCATAGACGGAGTTTTTGCTTCCGGTGATGCCGAGACCGGTGCTTCACTGGTCGTCCGGGCCATTGCACATGGTAGAAAAGCTGCAGAGGCCGTGGATGAATACTTAAAGTAA
- the gltB gene encoding glutamate synthase large subunit, with the protein MLEKRGLYDPAYEHDACGVGFVAQIDGERSHQIIEEGVQILCNLEHRGAVGGDMKTGDGAGMLLQMPHKFFSRVLPFSLPEEGHYGAGMIFLPANPKQAAVACSMTERVIATEGGTFLGWREVPVNPDCLGDMARRVMPSFKQIFVSFEGLSGEELETKLYTLRKCLENKASAIGWDLDEYYLPSLSSKTIVYKGMFVAPQFVTFYPDLGDADFISAMALVHQRYSTNTFPSWPLAQPFRYIAHNGEINTLRRNKNNMKARETSLAADEYGSDLKKMFPIVQPNGSDSAAFDNVFELISRGGRSMEHSMMMMVPEAFGTKYHISEDKRAFFEYHAAIMEPWDGPAALVFTDGYKIGATLDRNGLRPGRYTITKSGKVVLASETGVIDIEAEDILENGRLEPGKMFLVDLNQHRIIRDNEIKSIISRQKPYRRWLSEQKIELKGLNGAPRKIRHDSDTLLERMKSFGYTFEDVQNVITPMASNSQEPIGSMGNDSPLAVLSERPQLIYDYFKQLFAQVTNPPIDPYREHLVMSLMSFVGRERNLLDETPEHCRQLKLTHPVLTNDDIKSLKSVDLDDFKVCTVPLLFEVTEEDGQLESALDLLCVSVEAQIDNGNSLIILSDRGVDKHHAAIPALLAISAVHHFLVRQGKRHLAGLIIESGEVRSVHHFATLIGYGASGVNPYLVFEALSDLKERGYLPVDLTLPQAIEHYVTAVKKGLLKVMSKMGVSTIRSYRGSQIYEAIGLSEDFVEKYFSGTASRVGGIDSAMVEHDVLSRHRKAWTENDVYSNRLASGGEFSSRKNADRHLFSAEAVVNMQKAVRQNDYSIFKQYTSGVNDISKNLNTLRGLFKFKPGNPVPIEEVEPVSEIVKRFVSSAMSFGSMSKEVHETMAIAMNGLGANSNSGEGGEDMARYNIRDNGDNPRSNIKQIASGRFGVDSPYLANCNELQIKMAQGAKPGEGGQLPGHKVNEAVAKVRHSTPGVMLISPPPHHDIYSIEDLSQLIFDLKNANPTARVSVKLVSEVGVGTVAAGVAKGKADMVLISGGDGGTGASPLSSLKHAGSAWEIGLAETQQVLVMNKLRSRIRIQCDGQMKTGRDVVIAALLGAEEFGFGSASLVSLGCVMMRKCHTNACPVGIATQNEELRKRFAGKPEHLRNFMTFIAQEVREYMAELGFRTFNEMIGRVERLEVNDALNHYKNKGLDFSKILMVPDISGGESLYCTSKQDHDFSLSLDQGLIEKAKDALENKKAVVIDQPIKNCNRTVGATLSYEVTTRHGAAGLKDDSIHVNFKGSAGQSFGAFLTKGITFELEGESNDYLGKGLSGGRIILYPHSGSTFSGYRNIITGNVNLFGATGGEAFINGRAGERFAVRNSGAIAVVEGVGDHGCEYMTGGRVIILGKTGVNFAAGMSGGVAYVYDENQLFDTRCNLEMVDIEPVVAAEDIDFLKSMIQRHIEYTDSKQGKLLMESWEESLPNFVKVMPLDYRMALLRIKEQETKETDETAITEEVYV; encoded by the coding sequence ATGTTAGAAAAGAGGGGACTTTATGATCCCGCATATGAACACGATGCCTGCGGTGTCGGTTTTGTAGCCCAAATAGATGGAGAACGGTCGCATCAGATTATAGAAGAGGGTGTTCAGATCCTTTGTAACCTGGAGCATCGGGGAGCTGTCGGTGGAGATATGAAAACGGGTGATGGGGCCGGGATGCTCCTGCAGATGCCTCATAAGTTTTTTTCCCGTGTTCTGCCTTTTTCCTTACCAGAAGAAGGACATTACGGCGCTGGTATGATTTTTCTTCCTGCCAACCCCAAGCAGGCCGCTGTGGCCTGTTCTATGACTGAACGCGTCATAGCCACCGAAGGCGGAACCTTCCTGGGTTGGAGAGAGGTCCCGGTCAATCCCGATTGTCTGGGTGATATGGCCCGGCGGGTTATGCCTTCTTTTAAACAGATCTTCGTATCCTTTGAAGGTCTGTCTGGTGAAGAGTTAGAGACAAAACTCTATACACTGAGAAAATGTCTTGAGAATAAGGCTTCTGCCATCGGCTGGGATCTTGATGAATACTATCTACCTTCCCTGTCATCGAAGACCATTGTATATAAGGGAATGTTTGTGGCACCACAGTTTGTCACGTTTTATCCTGATCTTGGTGATGCCGATTTTATTTCTGCTATGGCTCTGGTACATCAGAGGTACAGTACTAATACCTTTCCTTCCTGGCCACTGGCACAGCCATTCCGCTATATAGCGCACAATGGGGAAATCAATACACTCCGTAGAAATAAGAATAATATGAAAGCCCGTGAAACCTCTCTGGCTGCCGATGAATATGGATCTGATCTTAAAAAGATGTTTCCCATTGTTCAGCCCAACGGTTCCGACTCTGCGGCTTTTGATAATGTTTTTGAACTGATTTCCAGAGGCGGACGATCTATGGAGCACTCCATGATGATGATGGTTCCAGAGGCTTTTGGAACAAAATATCATATCTCTGAGGATAAGAGAGCCTTCTTTGAATATCATGCGGCGATCATGGAGCCCTGGGATGGACCGGCGGCTCTGGTTTTTACCGATGGATATAAGATCGGTGCCACTTTGGATAGAAACGGCCTTAGACCAGGACGATATACAATCACAAAGAGCGGGAAAGTTGTTCTTGCGTCAGAAACGGGTGTTATCGATATTGAAGCCGAAGATATCCTGGAAAACGGCCGGCTTGAACCGGGTAAGATGTTCCTTGTTGATCTGAATCAGCACAGGATCATCAGGGACAATGAAATCAAGAGCATCATATCGAGGCAAAAACCATACCGCCGCTGGCTCAGTGAACAGAAGATAGAACTGAAGGGACTAAACGGAGCACCCCGTAAAATCAGACATGATTCAGACACTCTTTTAGAGAGAATGAAGTCCTTTGGCTACACCTTTGAAGATGTCCAGAATGTCATTACTCCCATGGCTAGCAACAGTCAGGAACCCATCGGTTCCATGGGGAACGATAGCCCTCTGGCGGTTCTCTCCGAACGGCCGCAGTTGATATATGACTATTTTAAACAGCTCTTTGCTCAGGTTACTAATCCTCCTATTGACCCCTACAGAGAGCATCTGGTCATGTCTCTCATGAGTTTTGTCGGTCGTGAGCGAAACCTTCTCGATGAAACACCCGAACATTGCCGTCAGCTGAAACTGACCCATCCGGTGCTTACCAACGACGATATTAAGAGTCTTAAATCTGTTGACTTAGATGATTTCAAGGTTTGTACCGTGCCTCTGCTGTTCGAAGTAACCGAAGAGGATGGGCAGTTGGAAAGTGCATTGGATCTTCTGTGTGTCTCTGTAGAGGCCCAGATCGATAATGGTAACTCTCTTATCATTCTCTCTGACAGAGGGGTTGATAAGCACCATGCGGCCATCCCGGCACTCCTTGCCATTTCGGCGGTACATCATTTTCTTGTTCGTCAGGGGAAAAGGCATCTTGCAGGTTTGATCATTGAATCTGGTGAGGTGCGCTCTGTGCATCATTTTGCCACTCTCATCGGTTACGGGGCTAGCGGTGTGAATCCCTATCTGGTTTTTGAGGCCCTCTCAGACCTGAAGGAACGAGGGTATCTTCCGGTAGATCTCACCCTTCCACAAGCCATCGAACACTATGTTACGGCTGTTAAAAAAGGACTCCTCAAGGTCATGTCCAAGATGGGTGTTTCGACGATCAGAAGTTACAGAGGATCTCAGATCTATGAAGCCATAGGACTCTCCGAAGACTTTGTTGAGAAATATTTTTCAGGAACTGCTTCCCGCGTGGGCGGGATCGATTCAGCCATGGTAGAACATGATGTTCTGTCCCGACACAGGAAAGCATGGACAGAAAATGATGTATATAGCAATCGTTTGGCATCCGGTGGTGAATTTTCCAGCCGTAAAAATGCCGACAGACACCTGTTTTCGGCAGAAGCCGTAGTGAACATGCAGAAGGCTGTCCGTCAAAATGACTATTCTATTTTTAAGCAGTATACCAGCGGTGTGAATGATATCAGCAAGAATCTGAACACCCTCCGTGGTCTGTTCAAATTCAAACCCGGGAATCCGGTTCCTATTGAAGAAGTAGAACCCGTCAGCGAGATTGTGAAAAGATTTGTTTCTTCCGCCATGTCCTTCGGGTCCATGAGTAAGGAAGTCCATGAAACCATGGCTATCGCCATGAACGGTTTAGGCGCCAACAGCAACTCCGGAGAGGGTGGTGAAGACATGGCACGCTACAACATCAGGGATAATGGAGATAATCCAAGGAGTAATATCAAGCAGATTGCCTCAGGACGGTTTGGTGTGGATAGTCCCTATCTGGCGAACTGTAACGAATTGCAGATCAAGATGGCACAGGGAGCCAAACCGGGAGAAGGCGGACAGCTGCCTGGGCATAAGGTCAATGAGGCTGTTGCCAAGGTTCGCCATTCCACACCGGGGGTCATGCTTATTTCTCCTCCACCTCATCATGATATCTATTCCATAGAAGATCTGTCCCAGCTAATTTTTGACCTTAAAAATGCCAATCCTACGGCGAGAGTTTCGGTCAAGCTGGTAAGTGAGGTCGGAGTCGGAACAGTAGCCGCCGGTGTTGCCAAGGGTAAGGCGGATATGGTCCTTATTTCCGGTGGAGACGGTGGAACCGGAGCCTCACCCCTGTCATCATTGAAGCATGCCGGAAGTGCCTGGGAGATCGGGTTGGCCGAAACTCAACAGGTCCTGGTCATGAATAAGTTGCGTTCCAGAATTAGAATCCAATGCGACGGACAGATGAAAACCGGGCGGGATGTCGTCATTGCTGCCCTACTCGGAGCCGAAGAGTTTGGATTTGGATCGGCCTCACTGGTCTCACTGGGCTGCGTTATGATGAGGAAATGTCATACCAATGCCTGCCCCGTCGGTATCGCAACACAGAATGAAGAATTGAGAAAACGATTCGCTGGAAAGCCTGAGCATCTCAGAAATTTTATGACTTTTATCGCTCAGGAAGTGCGTGAATACATGGCGGAACTGGGTTTCAGAACCTTTAATGAGATGATTGGAAGGGTAGAACGCCTCGAGGTGAATGATGCCCTGAATCATTACAAAAACAAGGGCCTTGATTTTTCAAAAATCCTTATGGTTCCCGATATTTCAGGGGGAGAATCCTTGTATTGCACCTCAAAGCAAGATCATGATTTTTCTCTATCCCTTGATCAGGGACTGATTGAAAAAGCAAAGGATGCTCTTGAAAATAAGAAAGCGGTTGTGATAGACCAGCCCATTAAAAATTGTAACCGTACCGTCGGTGCTACTCTCAGCTACGAAGTCACAACCCGCCATGGAGCCGCCGGTCTTAAAGACGATTCCATTCATGTGAACTTCAAAGGGTCTGCCGGACAGAGTTTTGGTGCTTTTTTGACTAAGGGAATCACTTTTGAACTGGAAGGGGAGAGTAATGACTACCTGGGAAAAGGTCTTTCCGGCGGTAGAATCATTCTATATCCACACAGTGGGTCTACTTTTTCAGGCTATAGAAACATCATTACCGGTAATGTGAACCTCTTTGGAGCCACAGGCGGAGAGGCCTTCATCAATGGTCGGGCTGGTGAGCGTTTTGCTGTGAGAAACTCCGGGGCCATTGCCGTGGTCGAAGGCGTCGGGGATCATGGATGTGAGTACATGACAGGAGGCCGTGTCATCATCCTTGGAAAAACCGGGGTGAACTTTGCGGCTGGAATGTCCGGTGGAGTGGCCTATGTGTACGATGAAAATCAGTTGTTTGATACACGGTGTAACCTCGAGATGGTTGACATCGAACCAGTGGTTGCCGCTGAAGACATTGATTTCCTGAAAAGTATGATCCAAAGGCACATCGAATATACAGACAGCAAACAGGGAAAACTGCTTATGGAATCCTGGGAAGAATCACTGCCTAACTTTGTGAAAGTCATGCCCCTGGATTATAGAATGGCATTGTTGAGGATCAAGGAACAGGAAACGAAAGAAACTGATGAAACAGCGATTACCGAGGAGGTATACGTCTAA
- the loaP gene encoding antiterminator LoaP, producing MSCYVIQVTTGRELECRTWLMKTAQFEDKSLLYPRRKLRLRKQGKWFEKNEPLFPGYLFFIADEITPDQLLAVRQTPGIFSFLKMDGRPIPLSEDEERQMSRFLKSGEIAGFSKVVFEEDHSIRILKGPLKGLEGQIVKVDRRKSRIKVSLSLYKEAFLIDFGFDAVENTEKSE from the coding sequence ATGTCCTGCTATGTGATTCAGGTCACGACTGGCCGGGAACTGGAATGCAGAACCTGGCTCATGAAAACCGCTCAGTTTGAAGATAAATCGCTCCTATACCCCCGTCGAAAGTTGCGGCTCCGTAAGCAGGGAAAATGGTTTGAAAAGAATGAACCCCTATTTCCGGGGTATCTCTTCTTTATAGCTGATGAAATCACTCCTGACCAACTTTTAGCTGTTAGACAGACTCCGGGCATCTTTTCTTTTTTAAAGATGGATGGCCGTCCCATACCCCTTTCTGAGGATGAAGAACGGCAGATGAGCCGATTTCTTAAATCTGGAGAAATTGCCGGTTTTTCCAAAGTCGTCTTTGAGGAAGATCACTCTATTAGAATATTAAAAGGTCCCCTCAAGGGCCTAGAAGGCCAAATTGTTAAGGTAGACAGGAGGAAAAGCCGGATCAAGGTTAGTCTTTCACTCTACAAAGAAGCATTTCTCATCGATTTCGGTTTTGATGCCGTAGAAAATACCGAAAAATCGGAATAA
- a CDS encoding DMT family transporter translates to MKSIDSRLLAIFASLLWATAFLGVKVGLETAPPFLFAGIRFMGAGLAVLFFNRKKAVWRQILSHWRIVLLTGFLQTFLLYSFFFYSLTAMRASTGAIVNGLGPLVVAVTAHFVLAGNKLNKKQFFCLFMGVAGVILVALNGNSGVENAVQNVEPSEVKGIILMLGGLIAGAVASVVVSKSADTLDPFILNAGQLIIGSLGLLGAAFIKGDHFYGIPTLGFWVSLVWLMTVTGGGFSIWYYLLKIRKEALSEMAVWRFLIPLGGAVLSWIFMKNDNPDLLSFGGMILTALSIFLFYRMSNSFLIHKKRDKGDR, encoded by the coding sequence TTGAAATCAATTGATTCCCGTCTCCTTGCCATATTTGCAAGCCTATTGTGGGCTACGGCTTTTCTCGGTGTGAAGGTTGGGCTGGAAACGGCTCCTCCATTTTTATTTGCAGGAATCCGCTTCATGGGAGCAGGATTAGCCGTTCTCTTTTTTAATCGGAAAAAAGCAGTCTGGAGACAGATCCTTTCCCATTGGCGTATTGTTCTCTTAACCGGCTTCTTGCAGACCTTTCTCCTTTACAGCTTTTTCTTCTATTCATTGACAGCCATGAGGGCCTCTACCGGGGCCATTGTCAACGGCCTGGGGCCTCTCGTCGTGGCTGTGACGGCTCATTTTGTTTTAGCTGGTAATAAATTGAATAAGAAACAGTTCTTCTGTCTCTTTATGGGGGTGGCAGGTGTCATTCTTGTCGCCTTAAATGGAAATTCAGGAGTGGAAAATGCTGTCCAGAATGTCGAACCTTCTGAAGTGAAAGGCATTATTCTTATGTTGGGGGGATTGATTGCCGGAGCGGTGGCCAGTGTGGTTGTCAGCAAAAGTGCGGATACTCTTGATCCGTTCATACTCAACGCAGGACAACTCATCATCGGTAGTCTGGGCCTCCTGGGAGCAGCCTTTATAAAGGGAGACCATTTTTACGGCATTCCTACCCTTGGCTTCTGGGTCTCCCTGGTCTGGTTGATGACCGTCACCGGAGGGGGATTTTCCATCTGGTATTATCTGCTGAAGATCAGAAAAGAGGCTCTCTCAGAAATGGCTGTCTGGCGATTCCTCATCCCCTTGGGTGGTGCGGTGTTGAGCTGGATCTTCATGAAAAATGACAATCCAGATCTCCTCTCCTTTGGGGGAATGATTCTGACAGCTTTGTCTATATTTTTATTTTACAGGATGTCCAATTCGTTTTTGATCCATAAAAAACGGGATAAAGGAGATCGCTGA
- a CDS encoding aminopeptidase P family protein, whose product MTTNNKLAALRQKMKERGLQAYVIFSSDPHGSEYVSGHWRCRSWFSGFSGSAGTVIVTLEEAGLWTDFRYFIQAAGELSGSDIKLFKMGEPGVPSYIDWLTEHLEAGSVVGMDGRTLTLREWEAMAAPFGSKQIRIDGQDDLIDELWGDRPAESLEPVWALGDEESGQTSLEKVKQIRRMMHQSAVDATLISSLDDIAWILNIRGGDVPYNPVVQSYMYLSMEDVKWYVDERKLDDNIRSLLKSIGVQVFPYAHILQSLSALDSRMTLFVSPERSNSTLISALPEGIKLVKGVDFSTRLKACKNPVELSRIRSVMEKDGVALVKFIIWLKKELQQGTLTELQAANALRGFRSEQDGFLGESFSPIPAYKGHGAICHYEANEQSQYQLEKGSLFLIDSGGQYREGTTDVTRTLALGTPVEREIIDYTLVLKGHIALSRALFPEGTRGYQLDTLARTALWNSGLNYGHGTGHGVGYILNVHEGPQKISPHPIDEALKIGMVCSNEPGIYREDQHGIRIENLLVVQPWDQCPENDPFYKFETLTLCPYERELIDTSLLNNEEKNWVNAYQEEVYNRLSPYLNASEKDWLRKVTLEIN is encoded by the coding sequence ATGACAACAAATAACAAGTTAGCTGCTTTAAGACAAAAAATGAAAGAGAGGGGATTGCAGGCTTATGTTATCTTTAGCTCTGATCCTCATGGTAGCGAATATGTTTCTGGTCATTGGCGTTGTAGAAGCTGGTTCAGTGGTTTTTCTGGAAGTGCGGGAACCGTCATAGTCACCCTGGAAGAAGCTGGTCTCTGGACAGATTTCAGGTACTTCATTCAGGCTGCGGGAGAACTCTCCGGTTCGGATATAAAACTTTTTAAGATGGGAGAACCGGGTGTTCCCTCCTATATTGACTGGCTGACCGAGCATTTGGAGGCCGGGTCCGTTGTAGGAATGGATGGCAGGACTCTGACTCTGAGGGAGTGGGAAGCCATGGCAGCTCCTTTTGGGTCTAAACAGATCCGCATCGACGGGCAGGATGATCTTATTGATGAGCTTTGGGGCGACAGGCCTGCAGAATCCCTTGAGCCTGTTTGGGCTCTTGGAGATGAAGAATCCGGCCAGACAAGTCTTGAGAAGGTAAAGCAGATCCGCCGGATGATGCATCAGTCAGCTGTGGATGCTACTTTGATTTCATCTCTAGATGATATTGCCTGGATTCTGAATATAAGGGGAGGGGATGTTCCCTATAATCCGGTGGTTCAAAGCTATATGTATCTCTCCATGGAAGATGTGAAGTGGTATGTTGACGAAAGAAAGCTGGATGATAATATCAGGTCACTCTTAAAGTCCATAGGGGTTCAAGTTTTTCCCTATGCTCATATTCTGCAAAGTCTCTCTGCTCTGGATTCTAGGATGACACTGTTTGTCAGTCCCGAAAGAAGCAACTCAACCCTTATCTCGGCCCTGCCCGAGGGGATCAAACTGGTGAAGGGAGTTGATTTCTCCACACGGCTTAAGGCTTGTAAAAACCCGGTTGAACTGAGTCGTATCCGAAGCGTCATGGAAAAAGACGGTGTTGCCTTGGTCAAATTCATCATATGGCTGAAGAAGGAGCTTCAACAGGGAACCCTTACGGAGCTTCAGGCTGCCAATGCCCTTAGGGGATTCAGGTCGGAACAGGATGGGTTCCTTGGTGAGAGTTTTAGTCCTATACCTGCTTACAAAGGCCATGGGGCTATTTGCCATTATGAGGCTAATGAACAGAGCCAGTATCAATTAGAGAAGGGTAGCCTTTTTCTAATTGATTCAGGCGGGCAGTATAGGGAAGGCACGACGGATGTCACAAGAACTCTGGCTTTAGGAACTCCTGTAGAAAGAGAAATCATCGATTATACCCTTGTTTTGAAAGGACACATTGCCCTCTCAAGGGCCTTATTTCCCGAGGGGACCAGAGGATACCAGCTGGATACATTAGCTCGTACGGCTCTGTGGAATTCCGGGTTGAATTATGGTCATGGAACAGGACATGGAGTGGGATATATTCTCAATGTCCACGAGGGACCTCAAAAAATCAGCCCTCATCCAATAGATGAAGCCCTCAAGATTGGAATGGTATGTTCCAATGAACCTGGTATATACAGGGAAGATCAGCATGGAATCCGGATTGAAAACTTGCTTGTTGTCCAGCCCTGGGATCAGTGTCCGGAGAACGATCCGTTTTATAAGTTTGAAACACTCACCCTCTGTCCTTATGAGAGGGAACTGATTGATACATCTCTTTTGAACAATGAAGAAAAGAACTGGGTCAATGCTTATCAGGAAGAAGTGTACAATCGTCTATCACCCTATTTGAATGCGTCTGAAAAAGACTGGTTGAGGAAAGTAACTCTTGAAATCAATTGA
- the cmoB gene encoding tRNA 5-methoxyuridine(34)/uridine 5-oxyacetic acid(34) synthase CmoB: MQTPSMASSYLAEDYSEPYPGEINREGLKLRRKEQALLLDKSSTRVYQNPIELIQDRQDDPMDFDGDTVRFGEEGLLDSFQSEQLLTALKSLIPWRKGPFSYYGVDIDSEWQSHLKWNRVLPWLPDLKNKKICDIGCNNEYYMYRMLSQEPWFVLGIDPMVRYYFHHLLNRKFYRDPKLHFDLLGVDDMNLFPGFFDVVFLMGIIYHRRNPVQTLNLINASMRSGGTLILESSGIPGDDPYCLFPDGRYMKAPGYWFLPTASALKNMLSRTGFHKIEMFENFKLDVNEQRQTDWAIYESLEHFLDADDPGKTVEGYPAPVRIYIRAEKR, encoded by the coding sequence ATGCAGACTCCTTCCATGGCTTCCTCTTATCTAGCAGAAGATTATTCAGAGCCCTATCCTGGAGAAATCAATCGAGAAGGGTTGAAACTTAGAAGAAAAGAACAGGCCTTGTTGTTGGATAAATCCTCTACCAGGGTCTACCAGAATCCAATTGAACTCATTCAGGATCGACAGGATGACCCAATGGATTTCGATGGAGATACGGTTCGTTTCGGTGAGGAAGGCTTACTGGATTCATTCCAGTCTGAACAGCTATTAACGGCATTAAAATCACTGATTCCCTGGAGAAAAGGGCCGTTTAGTTATTATGGTGTCGATATTGACTCCGAATGGCAAAGCCATCTCAAATGGAATCGTGTTCTCCCCTGGCTTCCTGATTTAAAGAATAAGAAAATATGTGATATTGGATGCAATAATGAGTATTATATGTACAGGATGCTGTCTCAGGAGCCTTGGTTTGTTCTGGGAATCGATCCAATGGTCAGATATTATTTTCATCACCTTTTAAATCGCAAGTTTTATAGGGATCCAAAATTGCATTTTGACCTACTGGGTGTAGATGATATGAACCTTTTCCCCGGATTTTTTGATGTCGTATTTCTCATGGGGATCATTTACCACCGGCGAAATCCAGTACAAACTCTGAATCTCATAAATGCTTCAATGAGATCCGGAGGAACCCTGATACTGGAATCCAGTGGAATACCCGGAGATGATCCCTATTGTCTTTTTCCAGACGGCAGATACATGAAGGCTCCGGGGTACTGGTTTTTACCAACAGCATCTGCTCTAAAAAATATGCTTTCTCGCACAGGATTTCATAAGATTGAAATGTTTGAAAATTTTAAACTTGATGTGAATGAGCAGCGTCAGACTGACTGGGCTATCTATGAATCTCTGGAACATTTTTTGGATGCAGATGACCCAGGAAAGACTGTTGAGGGATATCCAGCCCCAGTTAGAATCTATATCAGAGCAGAAAAGAGATAG
- the cmoA gene encoding carboxy-S-adenosyl-L-methionine synthase CmoA, protein MSRKDKVFEDTNPIVRAFEFNENVAHVFDDMAQRSIPHYRDVQSMAATLALTFYQEGSRIYDLGCSTGTTIALLLNGLKDHNLSNYYIKGIDSSAPMCREAIEKISSIDYEKDRILIEEGDILEEPIENASVVIMNYTLQFIDPLKRENLIKKIYRGLNHNGILLVSDKTLQSHTDISRIFVDNYYNLKRKNGYSELEISRKREALENVLIPYPIREEEELFRICGFEAVDLFYSWYNFSSFICLKKGQ, encoded by the coding sequence TTGAGCAGAAAAGATAAGGTCTTTGAAGATACAAATCCGATTGTCCGGGCTTTTGAATTTAATGAAAATGTGGCCCATGTTTTTGATGATATGGCCCAGCGGAGTATCCCCCATTACCGTGATGTCCAGTCCATGGCAGCAACTCTGGCCCTGACGTTCTATCAGGAAGGCAGTCGCATTTATGATTTAGGCTGTTCTACCGGAACAACGATAGCCTTACTCTTGAATGGTTTAAAAGACCACAATCTGAGTAATTATTATATCAAAGGAATCGATTCCTCTGCTCCCATGTGCCGGGAAGCCATTGAAAAGATCTCTTCCATAGACTATGAGAAGGATCGCATTCTTATAGAAGAAGGGGATATCCTCGAAGAACCCATCGAGAATGCTTCGGTTGTCATCATGAATTATACCCTGCAGTTTATTGATCCTTTGAAGCGTGAGAATCTTATTAAAAAGATTTATAGGGGTTTGAACCATAACGGTATTCTTCTCGTCAGTGATAAAACGCTTCAGTCTCATACCGATATCAGCCGTATCTTTGTGGATAATTATTACAACCTTAAAAGAAAAAACGGTTATAGTGAACTCGAAATATCAAGGAAGAGAGAGGCCCTGGAAAATGTTCTCATTCCTTATCCTATCAGGGAGGAAGAGGAGCTCTTTAGAATCTGCGGTTTTGAAGCGGTCGATCTATTTTATTCCTGGTATAATTTTTCTTCATTTATCTGCCTCAAAAAAGGACAATAA